ATTGCCTGTTGACCGCCAGTCCGGTCTCCTCCGAGATGCGTTTGCCGGTCGTCCCGGTGGTCACCAGTTCGCAGTCGTCGAGGGCGGCCGCGTGCGCCTCGACGAACGCGACCATCTCGTCTTTCAGTTCGTCGTGCGCGATGAGCGCGATGCGCATACGTGGCGGTCGCCGCGGCGTCGGTTAAGTACTCCCCTCGCCGCGACCGTCGCTCTCACACCGGCCTTCGAGCCAGTCGAACTGGGCGGAGAGCTCCGCCCGGCGCTGTCGCTCGATCACGGTGGCGTCGAGGAGGTCGCCGACGAGCGCCACGTCGAGCGCGAACGTCGTCGCGGCGGTCACCTCGCTCCCGTCCGCGGTCGAGGTCACGGCGTACTCCGTCCGCATCGACTCGAATATCCCCTCGCGCTGCTCGTAGGCGAGGTCCGCGTCCGGGTCCTCGACGAGTTCCAGCGTCAGTTCGACCGACGCCGGGTCCACGTCGTTCGCCACGCGAACCGTCTCGCCGTCGACCGCGACCGCGTCGAACCCCGCCGACCGGACGAACGGTTCGATATCGCGCATCGCGTCGCGGACGGTCTCCGGCGACGCGTCGACCGTCCGCGAGACCGTGACGGTGTTCATTCCGCCGGGGTCACCTCGTCGGCGTCGTCATCTCCCCCACTCGACGACCGACTCGGGGCGAACGGGCCGAGGGCGACGCGGGCCAGCTCGCCCGGCGCGTGCCGCCGGACCACGAGGAGGGCGTTGACCGCGAAGACTCCGACGCCGAGCGTCACCAACGTCATTCCGACGAGCGTCGCCGCCGTCGGTCCCTCGGCGAGCGTCGCCGCCGTCGGTCCCTCGGCGAGCGTCGCGCCCGCCGCGTCGGCGGCGAGCGCGGAGCCGACGAGCAGCGCCGTTCCGAGGAACAGCAGCGTCCCGTCGACGGCCGCGAGGCGGTCGTCGTAGAGGTCGTCGACCATCGGCACCGCCTCCAGCCCGACCCGGTCGCTGTACCGGTGGACCCAGACGACGAACGGGACGATGTGGTACAGCGTGCCGAGGATGACGAAGCCGATCACGCCGAGGAGCAACGCCGGGGCGCTGCCGGGGCCGCCGAGGACGTGCTCGGGGGCCGTCGGCGACCTGAACCAGGCCGGCGCGGCGGTCGCGACCCACGCGACGAGCG
This genomic stretch from Halorubrum hochsteinianum harbors:
- a CDS encoding SRPBCC family protein is translated as MNTVTVSRTVDASPETVRDAMRDIEPFVRSAGFDAVAVDGETVRVANDVDPASVELTLELVEDPDADLAYEQREGIFESMRTEYAVTSTADGSEVTAATTFALDVALVGDLLDATVIERQRRAELSAQFDWLEGRCESDGRGEGST